In the genome of Delphinus delphis chromosome 15, mDelDel1.2, whole genome shotgun sequence, one region contains:
- the MPG gene encoding DNA-3-methyladenine glycosylase: MGQKKQRLLEAKRHQSPPDGTRTSSPKEPRLEPPTTLGPQRSIYFSSLKGRPGRLGSEFFDQPAVSLARAFLGQVLVRRLDDGTELRGRVVETEAYLGPEDEAAHSRGGRQTPRNRGMFMKPGTLYVYLIYGIYFCMNVSSQGDGACVLLRALEPLGGLEAMRQLRHTLRKGVAGRALKDLELCNGPSKLCQALAIDKSFDQRDLATDEAVWLERGPLGPSEPAVVAAARVGVGSAGEWALKPLRFYVQGSPWVSVVDRAAKRNTQARAKASRDEDF; encoded by the exons ATGGGGCAAAAAAAGCAGCGACTGTTGGAGGCCAAGCGGCATCAGAGCCCGCCAGATGGGACCCGGACATCTTCCCCCAAGGAGCCCCGCTTGGAGCCACCCACGACCCTCGGCCCCCAGCGCAGCATCTATTTCTCAAGCCTAAAGGGCCGCCCTGGTCGCCTGGGATCAGAGTTTTTCGACCAGCCTGCCGTCTCCCTGGCACGGGCATTTCTGGGACAG GTCTTGGTCCGACGGCTGGATGATGGCACAGAGCTCCGTGGCCGCGTCGTGGAGACTGAGGCATACTTGGGGCCAGAGGATGAAGCTGCCCATTCGAGGGGCGGCCGGCAGACCCCCCGCAACCGCGGCATGTTCATGAAGCCAGGGACGCTGTATGTGTACCTCATCTATGGCATTTACTTCTGCATGAATGTCTCCAGCCAAG GGGATGGGGCATGTGTCCTGCTCCGAGCGCTGGAGCCCCTGGGGGGCCTGGAGGCCATGCGGCAGCTTCGCCACACCCTCCGCAAAGGTGTTGCTGGACGAGCCCTCAAAGACCTTGAGCTCTGCAACGGTCCCTCCAagctgtgccaggccctggccaTCGACAAGAGCTTCGACCAGCGGGACCTGGCCACAGACGAGGCTGTGTGGCTGGAGCGGGGCCCCCTGGGGCCCAGTGAGCCAGCTGTGGTGGCAGCAGCCCGAGTGGGCGTCGGCTCTGCAGGAGAGTGGGCCCTGAAGCCCCTGCGCTTCTATGTGCAGGGCAGCCCCTGGGTCAGTGTGGTAGACAGAGCGGCCAAGCGGAACACACAGGCCAGAGCAAAGGCCAGCCGGGATGaggatttttaa